One part of the Ochotona princeps isolate mOchPri1 chromosome 18, mOchPri1.hap1, whole genome shotgun sequence genome encodes these proteins:
- the LOC131482514 gene encoding thyroid receptor-interacting protein 11-like, with protein METLEPSRVTKESTVRLLKEEIPRRPSSKPDTTTLEAQNQQISSQIRQLKKNQTYLQKLIKGKDVFMSAKNRQLCSLNKQLEEKERENNIWKKIMRKLCHSSTENITLETEEDQKSAELRKLKKQQHALEKVMKAKGLVVKAKTHQVHTLEDTLLKKEEENSILKQSMRKLEEAVSTLLMDIAKLQQEQEKSHETAQEKKKAFEDTKTKMPSSFPEKEGAACELGKELHTGAQLLQQKEDTSQQLLSATESMLKKSPEFNQEREEMLLAMQQDHLKAVALQSATSQEELSQEPKRDHEHLAQSHESHVPEALQEEDGLVAIQSGVGADSSSLRALSSVPSAAGPVIESPCGEAQMPLPTLATCTASLSGQAEAKVESKQLPADPSPSTTGHKKLLATKVLGTVVWFNVKARYGFIRRHDIQQDIFVHHTAIKSYTGRYYLPSLADGEIVEFDVEEGQKGVQAANVTGPSGAAVRGSRYVAQWCHSRCLAQCRAPQRQTMQSHIEISGSMYDNQAHPRWPQRCPRLLPCYQPRLCWQDSNKPLLGERMEVAHGPAAENHQVHSQDQGENIQGQQPPLWCSPCSRPHSLRH; from the coding sequence ATGGAAACACTGGAACCATCTCGAGTAACCAAGGAAAGCACAGTCAGGCTCCTCAAGGAAGAAATACCCAGAAGGCCTTCTTCAAAGCCTGACACCACCACCCTGGAGGCACAAAACCAGCAGATATCTTCACAAATCAGACAACTCAAGAAGAACCAGacatatttgcaaaaattaataaaaggtaAAGATGTCTTCATGAGTGCCAAAAATAGGCAATTATGTTCTCTGAACAAACAActtgaggagaaagagagagagaataacatttggaagaaaatcatGAGGAAACTCTGTCACTCCTCCACTGAGAACATCACCCTGGAGACAGAGGAGGACCAAAAGtctgcagaactcagaaaactgaaGAAGCAGCAACATGCACTAGAGAAGGTAATGAAAGCCAAAGGGCTTGTTGTGAAAGCCAAAACTCACCAGGTACACACACTGGAAGACACCCTTctcaagaaagaggaggagaacagcATTTTAAAGCAATCCATGAGAAAATTAGAAGAAGCAGTGTCCACACTGCTGATGGATATTGCCAAACTGCAACAAGAACAGGAGAAAAGCCATGAAACGGctcaagaaaagaagaaagcattcGAAGACACCAAGACAAAGATGCCCTCATCCTTCCCAGAGAAGGAGGGGGCTGCCTGTGAACTGGGAAAGGAGCTCCACACTGGGGCACAACTACTGCAACAAAAAGAAGACACATCCCAGCAGCTCTTGAGTGCCACAGAGTCCATGCTGAAGAAGAGCCCAGAGTTCaaccaggagagagaggaaatgctACTGGCCATGCAACAGGATCACCTGAAGGCAGTGGCCCTGCAGAGTGCCACTTCACAAGAAGaattaagccaggagcctaagaGGGACCACGAGCATCTTGCACAGTCCCACGAGTCTCACGTGCCTGAAGCCCTGCAGGAGGAAGATGGACTGGTTGCCATTCAGTCAGGAGTGGGAGCAGACAGCAGCTCCCTGAGAGCCCTGAGCAGCGTCCCCAGTGCTGCTGGCCCTGTGATCGAGTCACCCTGTGGGGAAGCACAGATGCCACTGCCTACACTggccacctgcactgccagcctgagtggccaggctgaggccaaggtgGAGTCcaagcagctgcctgctgatcCCAGTCCCTCCACCACGGGTCACAAGAAACTGCTTGCGACCAAGGTTCTGGGAACTGTGGTATGGTTTAATGTCAAGGCCAGGTATGGCTTCATCAGGCGCCATGATATCCAACAAGACATCTTTGTTCATCACACCGCTATTAAAAGTTACACTGGCAGGTATTACCTGCCGAGCCTAGCAGACGGTGAGATCGTGGAGTTTGATGTGGAGGAGGGCCAGAAGGGTGTACAGGCGGCCAACGTAACAGGCCCCAGTGGAGCTGCAGTGAGGGGCAGCAGATACGTGGCCCAGTGGTGCCATTCCCGCTGCTTGGCACAATGTAGGGCTCCTCAGCGCCAAACCATGCAAAGCCATATTGAGATCTCTGGCAGCATGTATGACAACCAGGCCCATCCTCGCTGGCCCCAACGCTGCCCAAGGCTCCTGCCCTGCTACCAGCCAAGACTCTGCTG